One stretch of Arachis duranensis cultivar V14167 chromosome 1, aradu.V14167.gnm2.J7QH, whole genome shotgun sequence DNA includes these proteins:
- the LOC107494856 gene encoding uncharacterized protein LOC107494856 — protein MSKLFHTVYLLIIFSACLTPLNNANSCRSYCGNITIDYPFALQHGCGHPGFRDLLFCINDVLMLHISSGSYKVLNIDYAYQALTLHDPHISTCDTIVLGNKGNGFALEPWRAPYMNPAPDNVFMLIGCSPRSPLFQGFPGKHLPCRNVSGMSCEEYYGCPAWDGLGHNKWAREEFFGSGPPECCAVPYETIKGINLTKLECEGYSSAYSVAPLRVDGPSEWSYGIRVRYSLQGNDEFCGACEATGGTCGYGEDAIRQVCMCGKVNSSSNCDSVGFSSGTRPMAMKVSAVAGLLTYMLLWITINQI, from the exons ATGTCCAAATTGTTCCATACCGTCTATCTACTTATTATCTTCTCAGCGTGTTTGACCCCTCTGAATAACGCAAACTCGTGCCGTTCATACTGCGGAAACATAACCATAGACTACCCGTTCGCTCTCCAACACGGTTGTGGCCACCCGGGTTTCCGGGACCTTCTCTTCTGCATCAACGACGTTCTCATGCTCCATATATCATCCGGCTCCTACAAGGTCCTCAACATCGACTACGCTTACCAGGCTCTCACTCTTCACGACCCACACATCTCAACTTGTGACACCATTGTCCTTGGCAACAAGGGAAATGGCTTCGCCCTCGAACCATGGCGCGCACCTTACATGAACCCTGCACCAGACAACGTCTTCATGCTCATTG GTTGTTCTCCCCGATCACCATTGTTCCAAGGTTTCCCGGGAAAGCACTTGCCATGCCGAAACGTTTCAGGGATGAGCTGCGAAGAGTATTACGGGTGCCCGGCGTGGGATGGTTTGGGCCACAATAAGTGGGCCCGAGAGGAGTTCTTTGGGTCAGGCCCACCGGAGTGCTGTGCAGTTCCGTACGAGACAATCAAGGGGATCAATTTGACAAAGCTGGAGTGTGAAGGGTACAGCAGTGCTTATAGTGTGGCACCATTGAGGGTTGATGGGCCTAGCGAGTGGTCCTATGGGATCAGAGTGAGGTATTCGCTGCAAGGGAATGATGAGTTCTGTGGGGCCTGTGAGGCTACGGGTGGGACCTGTGGCTACGGTGAGGATGCGATTAGGCAGGTTTGTATGTGTGGGAAAGTTAATTCATCCTCCAATTGCGATTCAG ttGGCTTTTCATCGGGAACAAGGCCTATGGCGATGAAAGTGTCGGCAG